In Arvicanthis niloticus isolate mArvNil1 chromosome 4, mArvNil1.pat.X, whole genome shotgun sequence, a single window of DNA contains:
- the Ccdc169 gene encoding coiled-coil domain-containing protein 169 isoform X3 — translation MPVESLNILLKQLEKEKRSLENQVKDYAFKLEQESKAYHRTNNERRSYIAEMTQISGLSQVSKRQQMDPLPRMKESPVKTGRHNSMNQKTTNAKKGAVKKVSRSNHLPKLNP, via the exons ATGCCGGTG GAATCTTTAAACATATTACTTAaacaactagaaaaagaaaaaaggagtctTGAAAATCAAGTGAAAGACTATGCATTTAAACTGGAACAGGAATCAAAG GCTTACCATAGGACCAATAATGAACGTCGTTCGTACATCGCAGAAATGACTCAG atttCTGGCTTAAGTCAAGTATCTAAGAGGCAACAGATGGACCCGCTGCCTAGAATGAAGGAGAGTCCGGTGAAAAC tGGAAGACACAATTCCATGAATCAGAAGACAACAAATGCCAAGAAAGGAGCAGTTAAAAAGGTTTCAAGATCAAACCATCTTCCAAAACTCAACCCGTGA